In one window of Streptomyces roseofulvus DNA:
- a CDS encoding DUF3043 domain-containing protein: MFRSRSKDEKAPTEKVTADLSKQPRDPEAPKGRPTPKRSEAQTQRRRAQSVPLDRKEAAKRQREARRADLTRQREALNSGDERYLPARDKGPVRRFVRDFVDSRFAIAEFFLPMAVVILVLSLFGNANRSLQNISLLLWLGVIVLIIIDSIGIWIRLRKQLNERFPDTPKRGAIAYGLMRTLQMRRLRLPKPQVKRGERP; the protein is encoded by the coding sequence GTGTTCCGTAGCCGTTCGAAGGATGAGAAGGCCCCCACCGAGAAGGTGACGGCGGACCTCTCCAAGCAGCCCCGCGACCCCGAGGCCCCCAAGGGCCGCCCGACCCCGAAGCGGAGTGAGGCCCAGACGCAGCGTCGTCGTGCGCAGTCCGTCCCGCTCGACCGCAAGGAGGCCGCCAAGCGCCAGCGTGAGGCGCGGCGGGCCGACCTGACGCGTCAGCGCGAGGCGCTGAACAGCGGTGACGAGCGTTATCTGCCGGCCCGTGACAAGGGTCCGGTGCGCCGTTTCGTGCGCGACTTCGTCGACTCGCGGTTCGCGATCGCCGAGTTCTTCCTGCCGATGGCCGTGGTCATCCTGGTGCTGTCGCTGTTCGGCAACGCGAACCGCTCGCTCCAGAACATCTCGCTGCTGCTCTGGCTCGGCGTGATCGTCCTGATCATCATCGACTCCATCGGCATCTGGATCCGTCTGCGGAAGCAGCTCAACGAGCGCTTCCCGGACACGCCGAAGCGCGGCGCGATCGCGTACGGCCTGATGCGCACGCTCCAGATGCGCCGACTGCGGCTGCCGAAGCCGCAGGTCAAGCGCGGAGAGCGGCCCTGA
- a CDS encoding class I SAM-dependent methyltransferase, with protein sequence MLPAVVHWPAGHGGLRDTIRQEIVARQVDEQITGRYPVGQRLRILDAGMGAGTQALRLARAGHTVTGLEADPELLKTARESLATEPAGIRERVRLIEGDGRETGVHFLPGSFDVVLCHGVLMYADEPDALLAGLARMLAPGGLLSLVVRNADALAMRPGLAGDWAGALAGFDTDVYQDDDGVKVRADRLEALTATLAGIAAPLHAWYGVRVFTDGVPAEAGLPAAEELERLLAAEERAGRTDPYRRVAALLHLCGVRG encoded by the coding sequence GTGCTGCCCGCCGTGGTCCACTGGCCCGCCGGTCATGGCGGGCTCAGGGACACCATCCGGCAGGAGATCGTCGCCCGCCAGGTCGACGAGCAGATAACCGGCCGCTACCCGGTGGGGCAGCGGCTGAGGATCCTCGACGCGGGCATGGGGGCCGGTACGCAGGCGCTGCGGCTGGCCCGGGCCGGGCACACCGTCACGGGCCTGGAGGCCGATCCCGAGCTGCTGAAGACGGCCCGGGAGTCGCTGGCGACCGAGCCGGCCGGGATCCGCGAGCGGGTCCGGCTGATCGAGGGCGACGGCCGCGAGACCGGCGTCCACTTCCTGCCGGGCAGCTTCGACGTGGTCCTGTGCCACGGGGTGCTCATGTACGCCGACGAGCCGGACGCGCTGCTCGCGGGGCTGGCCCGGATGCTGGCCCCCGGCGGCCTGCTCTCCCTGGTGGTACGGAACGCGGACGCCCTCGCCATGCGGCCGGGGCTCGCCGGGGACTGGGCGGGCGCGCTGGCCGGCTTCGACACGGACGTCTACCAGGACGACGACGGCGTGAAGGTGCGGGCCGACCGGCTGGAGGCGCTGACGGCGACGCTCGCGGGGATCGCGGCGCCGCTGCACGCCTGGTACGGGGTGCGGGTCTTCACCGACGGCGTCCCCGCGGAGGCGGGGCTGCCGGCCGCCGAGGAGCTGGAGCGCCTGCTCGCCGCCGAGGAGCGGGCGGGCCGGACCGATCCGTACCGCCGGGTGGCGGCGCTGCTGCACCTGTGCGGGGTGCGGGGCTGA
- a CDS encoding S1C family serine protease, whose amino-acid sequence MDVSRARTRTRVRRTALSLAAGVCAAALAAGCSADSGTSAAREPSTAQAAAPLAANELQDDYQAVIKDVLPSVVQIDAAESLGSGVVYDDKGHIVTNAHVVGEERSFRVTAATGGEPVAARLVAAYPEQDLAVIRLETVPDGLKPARFGDSAAVEMGQIVLAMGSPLGLSGSVTQGIVSATGRTVSEGRTGGGTGATIGNMVQTSAAINPGNSGGALVDLDSQVIGIPTLAASDPAMGGGAAPGIGFAIPASMVRTVADQIIKDGKVTDSGRAALDITGRTVLNDDYEPAGVAVVEAEAGGAAADAGLRAGDVITRLADDDITTITSLAESLAERKPGDVVSVTYVRDGGTRKAEVTLGEM is encoded by the coding sequence ATGGATGTCTCCCGCGCCCGCACGCGTACCCGAGTCCGCCGTACCGCCCTCTCCCTCGCCGCCGGGGTCTGCGCCGCCGCGCTGGCCGCCGGCTGCTCCGCGGACTCCGGGACGTCCGCCGCGCGCGAGCCGTCCACCGCGCAGGCCGCGGCACCGCTCGCCGCCAACGAGCTGCAGGACGACTACCAGGCCGTGATCAAGGACGTCCTGCCGTCCGTGGTGCAGATCGACGCGGCGGAGAGCCTCGGCTCCGGGGTGGTCTACGACGACAAGGGGCACATCGTCACCAACGCGCACGTGGTCGGCGAGGAGCGGAGCTTCCGGGTCACCGCCGCCACCGGCGGGGAGCCGGTGGCGGCCCGGCTGGTGGCCGCCTATCCGGAGCAGGACCTCGCGGTGATCCGCCTGGAGACGGTGCCCGACGGTCTGAAGCCGGCCCGGTTCGGCGACTCGGCGGCGGTCGAGATGGGGCAGATCGTGCTGGCCATGGGCTCCCCGCTGGGCCTCTCCGGCAGCGTCACCCAGGGCATCGTCTCCGCCACCGGCCGGACCGTCAGCGAGGGCCGCACGGGCGGCGGCACCGGCGCCACGATCGGCAACATGGTGCAGACCTCGGCCGCGATCAACCCCGGCAACAGCGGGGGCGCGCTGGTCGACCTGGACAGCCAGGTCATCGGCATCCCGACGCTCGCCGCCAGCGACCCGGCGATGGGCGGCGGCGCCGCGCCCGGCATCGGCTTCGCGATCCCCGCCTCGATGGTCAGGACCGTCGCCGACCAGATCATCAAGGACGGGAAGGTCACCGACTCGGGCCGGGCCGCCCTCGACATCACCGGGCGCACGGTCCTGAACGACGACTACGAGCCGGCCGGCGTGGCCGTGGTCGAGGCCGAGGCGGGCGGCGCGGCGGCGGACGCGGGGCTGCGGGCGGGCGATGTGATCACCCGGCTCGCGGACGACGACATCACGACGATCACCTCGCTCGCGGAGTCCCTGGCGGAGCGCAAGCCGGGCGACGTGGTGTCGGTGACGTACGTGCGGGACGGCGGGACCCGCAAGGCGGAGGTCACGCTCGGCGAGATGTGA
- a CDS encoding bifunctional adenosylcobinamide kinase/adenosylcobinamide-phosphate guanylyltransferase, with translation MELTLLGTGSPLGLPRPDCPCAVCARSRGTRARAATALLVDGALLLDLTPGAALAAARAGRSLVGVRQVLLTHPHDGPAVEVPAGLPTAGRVPDGRELTLISGHRVRAVPMDSPGTGYEVVSADGQRLLYLPPGAAPAGLPENHQEPYDLVAADVTGRPDALARLRAAGAVGPGTEVIAVHLDHDAPAGAELDRRLAAAGARAVPDGTVLYLGEYHELPEVPRRTLVTGGARSGKSVEAERRLETFPEVVYVATGGTREGDPEWAERVTLHRERRPGTWRTVETTDLVPLLAEDDGPALLVDCLSLWLTDAMDRVGAWDDGTWADGGQTALRERTAELVAAVRATRRTVVAVTNETGSGVVPATAAGRRFRDELGRLNAAFADECEQVVLVVAGQALVLRG, from the coding sequence GTGGAACTGACTCTGCTCGGCACCGGCTCCCCGCTCGGCCTGCCCCGCCCCGACTGCCCCTGCGCGGTGTGCGCGCGCTCCCGCGGCACGCGCGCGCGTGCCGCGACCGCGCTGCTCGTGGACGGGGCGCTGCTGCTCGACCTGACCCCGGGGGCGGCGCTCGCCGCGGCCCGCGCGGGGCGTTCGCTGGTGGGGGTGCGGCAGGTGCTCCTGACGCACCCGCACGACGGTCCGGCGGTGGAGGTGCCGGCCGGGCTGCCGACGGCCGGGCGGGTGCCCGACGGGCGGGAGCTGACGCTGATCAGCGGGCACCGGGTGCGGGCGGTGCCGATGGACTCCCCCGGCACCGGGTACGAGGTGGTGTCGGCCGACGGGCAGCGGCTGCTGTACCTGCCGCCGGGGGCGGCGCCCGCGGGGCTGCCGGAGAACCACCAGGAGCCGTACGACCTGGTGGCGGCGGACGTGACGGGGCGGCCCGACGCGCTGGCGCGGCTGCGGGCGGCCGGGGCGGTGGGGCCGGGCACGGAGGTGATCGCCGTCCATCTGGACCACGACGCGCCGGCCGGGGCGGAGCTGGACCGGCGGCTCGCGGCGGCCGGGGCGCGGGCGGTGCCGGACGGCACGGTGCTGTACCTGGGCGAGTACCACGAACTGCCGGAGGTGCCGCGGCGGACGCTGGTGACCGGCGGCGCGCGGTCGGGGAAGTCGGTGGAGGCCGAGCGGCGGCTGGAGACCTTCCCCGAGGTGGTGTACGTGGCGACCGGCGGGACCCGCGAGGGCGACCCGGAGTGGGCGGAGCGGGTGACCCTGCACCGGGAGCGGCGGCCCGGCACCTGGCGGACGGTCGAGACGACCGACCTGGTGCCGCTGCTCGCCGAGGACGACGGGCCCGCGCTGCTGGTCGACTGCCTGTCGCTGTGGCTGACCGACGCCATGGACCGGGTGGGCGCCTGGGACGACGGCACCTGGGCGGACGGCGGGCAGACGGCGCTGCGGGAGCGGACGGCGGAGCTGGTGGCGGCGGTGCGGGCGACCCGCAGGACGGTGGTGGCGGTGACCAACGAGACCGGCTCGGGCGTGGTGCCGGCGACGGCGGCGGGGCGGCGGTTCCGGGACGAGCTGGGGCGGCTCAACGCGGCCTTCGCGGACGAGTGCGAGCAGGTGGTGCTCGTGGTCGCCGGTCAGGCGCTGGTACTGCGCGGGTAG